The DNA window GGAGCGGCGTCAGCCGCGACCACCGCTGCGGTGATCGCGAGCGCGGCCGGCCGAAGCCCGGGCGGATGCGGCCGCCGGTTTCGCTAAGACGGGCGGGTCTGATGCTTCGGAAGGAGCGCGGTATCGCACCGCTTCGGCGGTCGCGGCTCACGCCGCTCCTACAAAGGCCGCTTGCGCCGCTGCGCCCCGGATGCGGCGCGGGCAGGCGGCGCATGGCTCAGTCGCGCAGCCACTTGGTCATCAGCCGGCGCGGATGCGCGCGGTAGCCCGCGCGCTCGTAGATGCCGCGGGCGTGGGCGTTGTCGTCGTTCACTTCCAGCCGCAAGGCGCCCAATCCTTCGGCCCGGCACAGGGCCTCGATCTCGGCCAGGGCGCGCTTGGCCAGCCCGCCGCCGCGGTGCGCCGGCAGCACGAACAATTCGTCGAGCAGGCCGTAGCGTCCGCCGAACTCCAGGCTGAAGCAGAAGCCGAGGACGAAATAGCCGGCTATCGCGCCGTCGCGCAGGATCAGCCGCAACCGGCCCGCGTTCGGGTCCGACACCAGGGTCAGCAGCGCCTGCCGCAGCGCCGGTTCGTTCCACGGCAGGTGCTCGACCGTGTAGAACTCGCGCAGTACCGGCATCAGCCGCTCCAGGTCGGCGGCGCCGGCGGCGGCGAAACGGTAGTCGGGGGCGGGGGAGGCGTCGTTCATGGCCACTCCTGGCTGCGGCCGTAGCGCGTCATCCACGCGGCGACGGACGGATCGGATCGGTACTCGGCGCGAAGCGCGTCCCAGCGCGCGCGTTCGTCGCGGCGTCGCTGCTCGGCCTCGCGCGACAGGGCCTCCATGGCCTGCGCGTCGGAGGGCTCGCCGCCGGAGAAGTCGAGGTTGTGCTCGTGCGCGATGACGAATTCGCGCAGTTCGTGCGGCAAGCCGCACCAGCCGCCGGCATGGCCGGCTTCGATGCGCGGCGGCGTCTGGCAGCCCGCGCCGGCGTCCGCGCCGAGGCGCGAGCACCCGGCCGCCAGCGCGAGCGCGCCGGCGGCCCACAGCGCGATCTCAGTCCGCACGGCCGGCGAACTCGCCGGTGGTGGTGTTGACCAGCACGCGTTCGCCGTTGCCGATGTATTCCGGCACCATGATTTCGATGCCGGTCGACAGCTTGGCCGGCTTCGGGCGCTTGGTCGCGGTACCGCCCTTGAGCTCCGGCGGGGTCTCGATCACTTCGATCGCCACGCTCTGCGGCAGCTGCAGCGCCACCGGCTGGTCGTCGATGATCTGCACGTAGCAGCCCGACAGGTCCCCGACGATGTAGCCGGCAGCGTCGCCGACCACGTCGGCATCGAGCGTATAGGGGGTGTAGTCCTCGTCGTCGAGGAACACGAAGGCGTCGCCGTCCTTGTACGAGAAGGTCGCCTGGCGACGGCTCAGCTCGACTTCCTTGAGCTCGTCTTCGGCGCCGACGCTGAGGTCGAACTTGGTGCCGCCCGGCACCGAGTACATGGTGAAGCGGTACTTCACGTTGCCGCCGCGGCCCTGCGGCGAGCTGCGTTCGATATCGCGCACCTGGTACACGGTGTTGTTGTGTTCGACCACGTTACCTTTTTTGACGTCGTAGGCTTTCATCGTTGTTCGGAATTCGAGATTGGGGATTCGGGGTTGGCAAAAGCGGAGGGGGACGCCGGGCGGAGCGGGGATCGCTTTGCCGATCCCGAATTCCCAAACCCGAATCCCGGCCTCGCTTACTTCGGCGCCAGCCGGGTAGCGCCGTCCAGGCGGATGGTCTCGCCGTTGAGGTAGCGGTTGCCGAGGATGTAGCCGACCAGGTCGGCGAATTCTTCCGGGCGGCCCAGGCGCGAGGGGAAGGGGATCGAGGCCGACAGCGACTGCTGCACCGATTCGGGCATGCCGTCGACCATCGGGGTCCAGAAGATGCCCGGAGCGACGGTCATCACCCGGATGCCGAAGCGCGACAGTTCGCGCGCCATCGGCAGGGTCATGCCGACCACGCCGCCCTTCGAGGCCGAGTAGGCGGCCTGGCCGATCTGGCCTTCGTAGGCCGCGACCGAGGCGGTGTTGACGATCACGCCGCGCTCGCCGTCTTCGCCGGCTTCGTTGTGCTGCATCAGGTTGGCCGCGGCCTTGGCGACGTTGAAGCTGCCGACCAGGTTGACCATCACCGTGCTCTGGAACTGGCCCAGCGGCATCGGCGCTTCCTTGCCCAGCACGCGGCCGGCGCCGAGGATGCCGGCGCAGTTGATCGCCGCGTTCAGCCCGCCCAGGAACTCGCGCGCGGCCGCCAGGTTGGCCGCGACCCCGGCCTCGTCGGTGACGTCGGTGCGGAAATAGCGCGCCTTGTCCGCGCCCAGCGCCGCCACGGCTTGCGCGCCCTTGTCGTCGTTGACGTCGAACAGGGCGACCTTGCCGCCACGGGCGACCAGGTGCTGGGCCACGGCCAGGCCGAGGCCGGAGACGCCGCCGGTGACGACGGCGCGGGCGTTTTCGAGTTGCATGGGCGGTTCCTGAAGGCGGAAAGCCGCCATTCTAAAGGAGCCGGGGTATCGGCGCCGACCGCGGCCGGCGGCCGCGGACGCGGTCAGACCGTGCGCAAGTACCAGGTATGGCTGCCCGCCAGCTCCGCGTAACCCATCGGCGCGTCCAGCAACTGGAAGCTGTTGGCCTCCAGCAGCCGCTGCGCCTCGCTCATGCGGTCCAGCAATTCGACGTAGCACTGCGTATAGCCGTAGCCGCGCGCGGTCAGCAGGCACTTGTCGAGCAGGGCCTGGCCCAGGCCGATGCCGCGCACCGACGGCAGCAGGTAGAACTTGCGCAGCTCGCAGATGCGCTCGTCGCCGCCGAGCAGCGGCGCGATGCCGGCGCCGCCGCCGAGCTTGCCGTCGCGTTCGACCAGGAAGTAGGCGCTGCGCGGGCGGCTGTAACTGCGCTGCATCGCGTCCAGTTCCGGGTCGCTGATCGCGGCCGCGCCGAACTCCGCCTGCACCTGGCGGGCGATCGCGGCCAGCGCGGCATCGTCGCGGGGCAGGATCGAGCGCAACTGGACGCCGGGCGGCAGGGCCATGCGATAACTCTGTGTCGGGGACCGGTGCACATCCTCGCTCAGGACGGGGCCGATGCGAAGATGCCGGTAGCCGCATCGGGACTCGGCGCCGGGAGGGCGCAGGCGCTGCGGAGCCGGTTGTACAGTAACGGCCGGCGCCCGGACCGCCCGTCGG is part of the Lysobacter firmicutimachus genome and encodes:
- a CDS encoding SDR family NAD(P)-dependent oxidoreductase, which translates into the protein MQLENARAVVTGGVSGLGLAVAQHLVARGGKVALFDVNDDKGAQAVAALGADKARYFRTDVTDEAGVAANLAAAREFLGGLNAAINCAGILGAGRVLGKEAPMPLGQFQSTVMVNLVGSFNVAKAAANLMQHNEAGEDGERGVIVNTASVAAYEGQIGQAAYSASKGGVVGMTLPMARELSRFGIRVMTVAPGIFWTPMVDGMPESVQQSLSASIPFPSRLGRPEEFADLVGYILGNRYLNGETIRLDGATRLAPK
- a CDS encoding GNAT family N-acetyltransferase → MNDASPAPDYRFAAAGAADLERLMPVLREFYTVEHLPWNEPALRQALLTLVSDPNAGRLRLILRDGAIAGYFVLGFCFSLEFGGRYGLLDELFVLPAHRGGGLAKRALAEIEALCRAEGLGALRLEVNDDNAHARGIYERAGYRAHPRRLMTKWLRD
- a CDS encoding GNAT family N-acetyltransferase — translated: MALPPGVQLRSILPRDDAALAAIARQVQAEFGAAAISDPELDAMQRSYSRPRSAYFLVERDGKLGGGAGIAPLLGGDERICELRKFYLLPSVRGIGLGQALLDKCLLTARGYGYTQCYVELLDRMSEAQRLLEANSFQLLDAPMGYAELAGSHTWYLRTV
- the yeiP gene encoding elongation factor P-like protein YeiP, with the protein product MKAYDVKKGNVVEHNNTVYQVRDIERSSPQGRGGNVKYRFTMYSVPGGTKFDLSVGAEDELKEVELSRRQATFSYKDGDAFVFLDDEDYTPYTLDADVVGDAAGYIVGDLSGCYVQIIDDQPVALQLPQSVAIEVIETPPELKGGTATKRPKPAKLSTGIEIMVPEYIGNGERVLVNTTTGEFAGRAD